A genomic segment from Gracilimonas sediminicola encodes:
- the dprA gene encoding DNA-processing protein DprA, which produces MGKKKKKHRVLVALSVIPGFGSRRIYKLLKNIDDPEEIFSLGKRKLRSVEGIGEASALSILSFDDWEKVDHLLEETEKSGSNIITLADPEYPPLLKQIYDPPALLWIKGNPEALSKPGVAVVGTRNTSAYGRNMAKKLTGELAEHGLCIFSGLAYGIDSIAHQTAIEFKALTVAVLGSGIDNLYPKKNADLANRIVKSGGAVITEFPPGTNPDAGNFPVRNRIVSGMSLGVLVVESGLKGGSMITADLGLDQNREVFAVPHPLGNPSGTGCNYLIKRGVAKLVQTVDDILEELPIEHSPESSVQEEKKVSWRDRELDETAVKICEALEEKPFQVDDLSDAIGVNTSRLLVSLLQLEMDGIVLQKAGKNFELL; this is translated from the coding sequence ATGGGAAAGAAAAAGAAGAAACATAGGGTACTGGTAGCGCTGAGCGTAATACCGGGGTTTGGAAGCCGGCGCATTTATAAACTGCTTAAAAACATAGATGATCCTGAGGAGATATTCAGCCTTGGCAAACGCAAACTCAGATCGGTTGAAGGCATCGGAGAAGCTTCGGCTCTTTCCATCCTTTCCTTTGACGACTGGGAGAAAGTAGATCATCTTTTAGAAGAAACGGAAAAAAGCGGGTCGAATATCATAACGCTGGCTGACCCTGAATACCCTCCGTTGTTAAAACAGATTTATGATCCTCCTGCTCTGTTGTGGATCAAGGGCAACCCCGAAGCTCTGTCTAAACCGGGAGTAGCTGTGGTAGGCACCCGAAATACCTCAGCCTACGGCCGGAATATGGCAAAGAAGTTAACCGGTGAGCTGGCGGAGCATGGACTCTGTATTTTCAGTGGGCTGGCCTATGGAATTGATTCCATCGCACACCAAACGGCCATAGAGTTTAAAGCACTGACTGTTGCTGTTTTGGGTTCGGGAATTGACAACCTGTATCCCAAAAAGAATGCTGATTTAGCGAATCGAATTGTGAAATCAGGTGGGGCCGTGATCACCGAGTTTCCACCGGGTACTAATCCTGATGCCGGTAACTTCCCGGTCCGGAACCGAATTGTAAGTGGGATGAGCCTGGGAGTTTTGGTGGTGGAATCGGGCCTGAAGGGAGGAAGTATGATCACAGCTGATCTTGGCCTCGACCAAAACCGGGAAGTGTTTGCAGTGCCCCACCCGTTGGGCAATCCATCAGGAACCGGATGTAATTACCTTATTAAGAGAGGCGTGGCTAAACTGGTACAAACCGTGGATGATATTCTGGAAGAGCTGCCCATAGAACATTCCCCGGAGTCATCAGTTCAGGAAGAGAAAAAAGTAAGCTGGCGCGATAGAGAGCTGGATGAAACAGCCGTTAAAATCTGCGAGGCGCTGGAAGAAAAACCCTTTCAGGTAGATGATTTAAGTGATGCGATAGGAGTGAATACCAGCCGGTTATTGGTTTCCCTGCTTCAGCTGGAAATGGATGGGATAGTACTGCAAAAAGCAGGAAAGAATTTCGAACTTCTCTGA
- the obgE gene encoding GTPase ObgE: MRFADYAKIYVTAGRGGDGSAHFRREKYVPKGGPDGGDGGKGGDVILVGNEQLNTILDLRYRKYVKAGNGENGSKSKSSGAAGEDELLEVPLGTVVFDADTKERLGEITDHEEKLVIAKGGKGGLGNWHFRSSTNQTPQHAQEGKPGEERAVELELKLIADVGLVGFPNAGKSTLLSALSHAKPKIADYPFTTLEPNLGVVKFEDFRSFVMADIPGIIEEAHEGKGLGIQFLRHIERNNVLLFMVSVMTDIKYEYEALLSELRSYRKDLLDKPRILAITKMDLKQGFELEEELHFDDEIPVIPISSATGHGVDELREKLWEYIQHGKEKEET, from the coding sequence ATGCGCTTTGCTGACTACGCTAAAATTTATGTAACGGCCGGAAGGGGTGGAGATGGCTCTGCTCACTTCAGACGGGAAAAGTATGTCCCCAAAGGAGGACCTGACGGCGGAGATGGCGGTAAGGGTGGCGATGTTATCCTGGTTGGGAATGAACAATTGAATACCATTCTTGACCTTCGTTATCGAAAATATGTGAAAGCCGGGAATGGGGAGAACGGTTCAAAGAGTAAAAGCTCCGGTGCTGCAGGCGAAGATGAGCTCCTGGAAGTACCGCTCGGTACGGTTGTATTTGATGCTGACACCAAAGAAAGACTGGGTGAAATCACCGACCATGAAGAAAAACTGGTGATTGCCAAAGGTGGCAAAGGCGGTCTGGGAAACTGGCATTTCCGCAGCTCTACCAACCAAACCCCACAGCATGCACAGGAAGGTAAACCCGGTGAAGAACGTGCCGTTGAACTGGAACTGAAACTGATTGCAGATGTTGGCCTGGTGGGCTTCCCAAATGCAGGAAAGAGCACCTTACTTTCAGCACTGTCTCATGCAAAGCCTAAAATTGCGGATTATCCTTTTACCACGCTGGAGCCTAATCTTGGAGTGGTGAAGTTTGAGGATTTTCGGAGTTTTGTAATGGCAGATATTCCCGGAATTATTGAAGAAGCCCATGAAGGGAAAGGGCTGGGAATTCAATTTCTCCGGCATATAGAACGTAATAATGTGCTGTTGTTTATGGTCAGCGTTATGACGGATATCAAGTATGAATACGAGGCGCTGCTGAGTGAGCTGAGGTCTTACCGAAAAGACCTGCTTGATAAGCCCCGCATTCTTGCCATCACCAAGATGGATTTAAAACAAGGGTTTGAGTTAGAAGAAGAGCTTCACTTTGATGATGAAATTCCCGTTATTCCTATTTCGTCAGCTACAGGTCATGGGGTAGATGAGCTGAGAGAGAAATTATGGGAATACATTCAACATGGGAAAGAAAAAGAAGAAACATAG
- a CDS encoding S9 family peptidase → MKALRLSIILLALCSVATATVAQDKKAIEFEHIFDGTFSPNNVQNVRWMNDGEYYSATRNNQIIRYNIVDGSEEVLFNGNEFTDAGGDTIRVQGYQFSSDESKLLIKTDVEQIWRRSTRENYYVYEFESGDFSKLTASDEKQQYAELSPSADRAAFVRNNNLVWVDLSTGEEIQITSDGEFNKIINGAADWVYEEEFGFAKAWFWSPEGDRIAFYRFDEERVKEFFMTNWGSLYPEEVEFKYPKAGEQNSIVSIHVYHLDSGETVTMDVGEETDQYIPRINWTRDNSRLAIRRMNRLQNKQDLLIANAETGSTRVILTEQSDTWLDVHDDLYFLSNGEQFITTSDKSGYNHVYLYNMQGRQLEQITSGNWDVTELIGHNERMYELYYVSAEQSPLERHLYSIRIDGKKKEKLTKGDGWHDINMSRDFKYYIDTWSDYNKPPVVSLHRSNGRSVRTIKDNTGLSKTLEEYSYVEKEFITLDVNGTSLNAYVLKPVDFDSNKKYPVLMYVYGGPGSQTVTKAFGSGQRPMWHQYLANQGYVVVSVDNRGTGARGRQFKKQVYKKLGQLETADQIAAAKQIAEWPYVDENRIGIWGWSYGGYMSSLALAEGSDIFTTAIAVAPVTSWRFYDTIYTERYMQTPQMNPEGYNEGAPLTKVDQITGNYLLIHGTGDDNVHFQNSVEMIDALIEADVDFETMIYPNKAHSIYGGNARKHLYQLMSEFVFENL, encoded by the coding sequence ATGAAGGCACTTAGACTCTCAATTATATTGTTGGCGCTTTGTTCTGTTGCTACAGCAACCGTTGCTCAGGACAAAAAAGCTATCGAGTTTGAACATATTTTCGACGGTACGTTTTCTCCAAATAACGTGCAAAATGTTCGCTGGATGAATGACGGCGAATACTATTCGGCTACCCGTAACAATCAAATCATTCGCTATAACATCGTGGATGGTTCTGAAGAGGTATTGTTTAACGGTAATGAGTTTACTGATGCCGGTGGCGATACCATTCGCGTGCAGGGTTATCAGTTTTCTTCGGATGAATCGAAGCTGCTGATAAAAACCGATGTGGAACAAATCTGGCGCCGAAGTACCCGCGAGAATTATTATGTGTATGAATTTGAGTCAGGGGATTTTTCGAAACTGACAGCATCAGATGAGAAACAACAGTATGCTGAACTTTCACCCTCAGCCGATCGTGCCGCTTTTGTGCGAAATAACAATTTGGTTTGGGTTGATTTATCAACCGGCGAGGAAATTCAAATCACCTCCGATGGTGAGTTCAACAAGATTATTAACGGTGCCGCCGACTGGGTTTACGAAGAAGAGTTTGGTTTTGCTAAAGCCTGGTTTTGGTCGCCTGAAGGAGATCGGATCGCTTTTTATCGCTTTGATGAAGAGCGGGTGAAAGAATTTTTTATGACCAACTGGGGCTCTCTCTACCCGGAAGAAGTAGAGTTTAAATACCCTAAGGCCGGAGAGCAAAATTCCATTGTATCCATTCATGTGTACCATCTTGATTCCGGTGAAACAGTAACGATGGATGTAGGAGAGGAGACTGATCAGTACATCCCGCGAATTAACTGGACCCGGGATAACAGCCGATTGGCTATTCGCCGTATGAACCGACTGCAGAATAAGCAGGACTTACTGATCGCCAATGCAGAAACCGGTTCAACAAGAGTAATCCTCACAGAGCAAAGCGATACCTGGCTGGATGTACACGATGACCTTTATTTTTTAAGTAACGGAGAGCAGTTTATAACCACCAGCGATAAGAGCGGTTATAACCATGTGTACCTGTATAACATGCAGGGCAGACAGCTTGAGCAGATTACATCCGGCAACTGGGACGTAACCGAACTGATTGGACATAACGAACGGATGTATGAGTTGTACTACGTGAGTGCCGAGCAGTCGCCACTGGAACGCCATTTGTACAGCATCAGGATTGATGGAAAGAAAAAAGAGAAGCTGACGAAAGGAGATGGCTGGCATGATATTAATATGAGCCGGGACTTCAAGTACTATATTGATACCTGGTCAGATTATAATAAGCCTCCTGTGGTAAGTTTGCATCGAAGTAATGGCCGAAGTGTGAGAACTATCAAGGACAATACCGGCCTGAGCAAGACCCTGGAAGAATACAGCTATGTAGAAAAGGAATTTATTACACTGGACGTTAATGGCACCAGCCTGAACGCTTATGTACTGAAACCGGTAGATTTCGATTCAAACAAAAAATACCCTGTGCTTATGTATGTATATGGAGGTCCCGGCAGCCAGACAGTAACAAAAGCTTTTGGAAGCGGACAGCGACCCATGTGGCATCAGTACCTTGCAAACCAGGGATATGTTGTGGTTTCTGTAGACAACCGGGGAACAGGTGCCCGGGGCCGACAATTCAAAAAGCAGGTGTATAAAAAACTGGGCCAGTTAGAAACGGCCGACCAGATAGCAGCCGCCAAACAGATTGCAGAATGGCCGTATGTTGACGAAAACCGCATCGGAATTTGGGGCTGGAGTTATGGCGGGTATATGTCATCGTTAGCATTGGCTGAAGGTTCTGACATATTTACTACGGCCATTGCGGTAGCACCGGTCACCAGCTGGCGTTTTTATGATACTATCTACACCGAACGATACATGCAGACTCCTCAAATGAATCCTGAAGGATATAACGAAGGGGCGCCCCTGACAAAAGTGGACCAGATTACAGGCAATTATTTACTGATTCATGGTACCGGGGATGACAACGTTCACTTCCAGAATTCTGTTGAAATGATAGATGCGTTGATAGAGGCTGACGTTGACTTTGAAACCATGATTTATCCCAACAAAGCTCATAGTATTTATGGTGGAAATGCAAGAAAGCATCTCTATCAGCTGATGAGTGAATTTGTTTTTGAAAATCTTTAA
- the accD gene encoding acetyl-CoA carboxylase, carboxyltransferase subunit beta: MSWFKRKDENIQTNTKKEMPEGVWIKVPTTGETIHKRELEDNLWVDPLSGYHFRIGSEKYFEIIFDKGKFKEIGQEIQPTDPLEFEDRKKYKDRLEEYQEKTGLSDAARVGVGKMNKLDLVVACMDFSFIGGSMGSVVGERLGVAIDHARENKIPLMIISQTGGARMMESVLSLMQMAKTSAKLAQLEEAGIPYISYMTDPTTGGVTASYAMLGDFNIAEPGALIGFAGPRVIRQTIGRDLPEGFQTAEYLLEHGFLDFILPRTKMKAKLTKLLKLVLHKN, translated from the coding sequence ATGTCCTGGTTTAAAAGAAAAGACGAAAACATTCAGACCAACACCAAAAAGGAAATGCCGGAAGGGGTTTGGATTAAAGTTCCTACAACCGGTGAAACAATCCATAAGCGCGAGCTGGAGGATAATCTTTGGGTAGATCCTCTGAGTGGCTATCACTTCAGAATTGGAAGTGAGAAGTACTTTGAGATTATCTTTGATAAAGGAAAATTCAAGGAAATCGGGCAAGAAATTCAGCCTACCGACCCATTGGAGTTTGAAGACCGAAAGAAATACAAAGACCGGCTGGAAGAGTATCAGGAAAAGACCGGATTAAGTGATGCCGCACGAGTTGGAGTGGGTAAAATGAATAAGCTCGACCTGGTTGTGGCCTGTATGGATTTCTCTTTTATCGGAGGAAGTATGGGATCGGTTGTGGGCGAGCGACTGGGGGTTGCTATCGATCATGCTCGTGAGAATAAAATCCCTCTGATGATTATCTCTCAAACCGGCGGTGCCCGTATGATGGAAAGTGTACTCAGCTTGATGCAGATGGCTAAAACATCAGCCAAACTGGCCCAGCTTGAAGAAGCCGGAATTCCTTACATTTCTTATATGACAGACCCGACTACCGGTGGGGTAACCGCCAGTTATGCTATGCTGGGTGATTTTAATATCGCTGAACCCGGCGCTTTGATTGGATTTGCCGGGCCGCGTGTAATCAGGCAGACTATCGGCCGAGATCTGCCGGAAGGTTTCCAAACGGCAGAATACCTGCTGGAACATGGATTTCTGGATTTCATTCTCCCACGAACCAAGATGAAAGCAAAGCTTACCAAACTACTGAAGCTGGTTCTCCATAAGAACTAA
- the tsaB gene encoding tRNA (adenosine(37)-N6)-threonylcarbamoyltransferase complex dimerization subunit type 1 TsaB encodes MILAFETATNICSVSFQDDGGEIHEKRTERKGSHSELLFLYVRELMKEHDFSIADLDAVLVSTGPGSYTGLRIAASAVKGMLFGLNVDVYAGNTLAGFAQSAGEGTVHAVINARRKHLYHQKFEVAGELSAVSGSEILELTEIEPMLNPGEKIIGTGIDRLHKDKLEGLEVLETRNISANALIALFNSSSGKQFFKKTTAEELESNYLSSSQVNNTSV; translated from the coding sequence ATGATACTCGCTTTCGAAACAGCTACAAACATTTGCTCAGTTTCCTTTCAGGATGATGGAGGGGAGATCCATGAGAAAAGGACGGAGCGAAAAGGTTCACATTCCGAACTGTTGTTTCTCTACGTCCGTGAATTGATGAAGGAGCATGACTTTAGTATAGCTGACCTGGATGCTGTTTTGGTGAGCACTGGCCCCGGTTCCTACACGGGTCTCCGAATTGCCGCCAGTGCGGTCAAAGGAATGCTGTTCGGTTTGAATGTTGACGTTTATGCCGGAAATACACTGGCTGGATTTGCTCAATCGGCCGGTGAGGGAACGGTCCATGCTGTGATTAATGCGCGGCGTAAGCACTTGTATCATCAAAAGTTTGAGGTTGCCGGGGAGCTTTCAGCTGTATCCGGTTCAGAAATTCTGGAGCTTACCGAAATTGAGCCGATGCTGAATCCGGGCGAAAAGATTATTGGAACCGGAATTGACCGTTTACATAAAGACAAACTTGAGGGACTTGAAGTGCTGGAAACCAGAAACATTTCGGCTAATGCTCTGATCGCTCTTTTCAATAGCTCATCGGGGAAACAGTTTTTCAAAAAAACCACTGCCGAAGAGCTGGAATCAAATTATTTGAGCAGTAGTCAGGTTAATAATACATCCGTATAA
- a CDS encoding dihydroorotase, with product MLLRNLKPVSNSQKGKDTVDIRIEEGVIKEIGSGLKAGKGEESHDFEGAFVSPGWMDMHVHLREPGFEHKETIKTGCDAAAFGGFTAVACMPNTKPATHTRDVVEYIIKKAEKLPVDVHPIACVTKERKGKSIAEMADLKEGGAVAFSDDGDPVYDSQVMRVALEYSSMLGLPIINHEEDLALSRPGHMNEGKVATRLGLDGTPGIAEEVMIARDIMLAEYTGGHIHVAHISTKGAVDLVRQAKKKGINVTTEVCAHHFDLTDEEIEKQHFDTNFKMHPPLRTQEDVDAMVEGLVDGTIDAICTDHAPHAIEEKEVEFIYAPNGIIGLETAWSITNQRLLQTKKLDLQQLMDKLVYNPRKILNLESPEIKEGAEANLTFFNTDEEWTFTPKNVRSKSKNSPYLHKQLKGRAVGIFNKGQLVINELR from the coding sequence ATGCTCCTCAGAAACCTGAAGCCCGTTAGCAACTCCCAGAAAGGTAAAGACACCGTAGATATCCGTATTGAGGAAGGAGTAATTAAAGAAATTGGTAGTGGACTCAAAGCCGGGAAAGGGGAAGAATCTCACGATTTTGAAGGAGCCTTTGTTTCTCCGGGCTGGATGGACATGCATGTGCATTTGCGCGAGCCGGGCTTTGAACACAAAGAAACCATTAAAACCGGATGCGATGCCGCTGCGTTTGGAGGTTTTACGGCTGTGGCTTGTATGCCTAACACCAAACCGGCAACACATACCCGTGACGTGGTTGAGTATATCATCAAAAAAGCGGAGAAGCTTCCGGTTGATGTTCACCCGATTGCGTGCGTAACCAAAGAGCGAAAAGGGAAATCCATTGCTGAAATGGCCGATCTGAAAGAAGGCGGTGCGGTTGCTTTTAGCGATGATGGTGATCCGGTTTACGATTCACAGGTAATGCGCGTGGCTTTGGAATACTCGTCGATGCTGGGCCTGCCCATAATCAATCATGAAGAAGATCTGGCCCTTTCCCGTCCCGGACATATGAACGAAGGCAAGGTAGCAACCCGGCTTGGCTTGGATGGAACGCCAGGAATTGCTGAAGAAGTGATGATTGCCCGCGATATCATGCTGGCGGAATACACAGGTGGACATATTCATGTTGCGCACATCAGTACCAAAGGGGCGGTGGATCTGGTGCGTCAGGCTAAGAAGAAGGGAATTAACGTAACTACGGAAGTCTGTGCGCATCACTTTGACCTGACCGATGAAGAAATTGAGAAGCAACATTTTGATACCAACTTTAAAATGCACCCACCGCTTCGAACTCAGGAAGATGTGGATGCTATGGTAGAAGGCTTGGTGGATGGAACTATCGATGCCATTTGTACCGATCATGCACCGCATGCCATCGAGGAGAAAGAAGTAGAATTCATTTACGCCCCCAATGGAATTATCGGGCTGGAAACGGCCTGGTCGATAACGAATCAGCGGTTGCTTCAAACCAAAAAACTGGACTTGCAGCAGCTGATGGATAAACTGGTATATAATCCGCGCAAGATTTTGAATCTGGAATCTCCGGAGATTAAAGAAGGAGCAGAAGCCAACCTCACCTTCTTCAATACCGATGAAGAATGGACCTTCACTCCGAAAAACGTTCGATCCAAATCAAAGAACTCTCCCTACCTGCATAAGCAATTGAAGGGAAGAGCTGTTGGGATTTTCAATAAAGGACAGTTGGTGATTAACGAGCTGAGATAG